In Aminobacterium sp. MB27-C1, a single genomic region encodes these proteins:
- the fapR gene encoding transcription factor FapR: MTIRSKRKKQRQEKLLKFLEQNPLYTDKELADALDVSVSTVRLDRALLGVPELRERTKNMAQRATSKLRSLKQSEVVGDLLELEPNKWALSVLQTKKDMAFRHTDYVCDHYIYSQASSIAIAVVEADMVIIDSMRGEYKSHAKVGDVLIARAKVGVHKDNKYIVSVRTRVGDHEIFVGRFIAVVINSLETRD; this comes from the coding sequence GTGACGATTCGTTCGAAACGGAAAAAGCAAAGACAGGAAAAGCTATTAAAGTTTTTAGAACAGAATCCGCTTTATACAGACAAAGAATTAGCTGATGCTTTAGACGTTAGCGTCAGTACCGTCCGTCTTGATCGTGCGTTACTGGGAGTGCCAGAGCTAAGAGAACGTACTAAAAATATGGCCCAAAGGGCTACAAGCAAACTGCGTTCATTGAAACAAAGCGAAGTTGTAGGAGACCTTCTTGAACTCGAGCCCAATAAATGGGCGCTGTCAGTCCTTCAAACAAAAAAAGATATGGCATTCCGCCATACAGATTATGTGTGTGATCATTATATATATTCCCAGGCTAGTTCAATTGCAATAGCGGTAGTTGAGGCCGATATGGTCATAATCGATTCAATGAGAGGCGAGTATAAGAGCCATGCTAAGGTTGGGGATGTTTTGATCGCTCGTGCAAAAGTTGGTGTGCATAAGGATAATAAATATATCGTTAGTGTGCGAACTCGGGTTGGAGATCATGAAATTTTTGTAGGCCGTTTTATAGCCGTGGTCATAAACTCCCTCGAGACGAGAGATTAA
- a CDS encoding acetate/propionate family kinase, which yields MKVLVINCGSSSLKYQLFDMETEAVLAKGLVERIGIEGSRIKHTKVGMDAVIRNTEISNHKVAIKYVLEALLDPQHGVLKSLDELNAVGHRVVHGGEKFARSVMIDKDVIEALQECVPLAPLHNPANLMGIEAMQEVLPNVPQVGVFDTAFHQTMPGQAYMYGVPYHYYEKYRVRRYGFHGTSHFYVSHRAADFLGKKVEDLKIVTCHLGNGSSITAVDGGKSVDTSMGFSPLPGVIMGTRAGDVDPQLLTFLAEQEDLDPKAMSHILNKESGLLGISGVSSDLRDVEEEAEKGNKRAELAESMLYYGIKKYIGAYAAAMGGIDVLVFTAGIGENSAKAREKVCSGLEFLGVKLDAEKNNIRGKEAVISTDDSKVTVLVIPTNEELVIARDTRDIVSK from the coding sequence ATGAAAGTATTGGTTATTAACTGTGGAAGTTCATCTTTGAAGTATCAGCTTTTCGACATGGAGACAGAAGCTGTTCTCGCTAAGGGATTGGTTGAGCGTATTGGTATTGAAGGTTCTCGAATTAAGCACACGAAGGTTGGAATGGATGCTGTCATTCGTAATACAGAAATTTCTAACCATAAAGTGGCTATTAAATATGTTCTTGAGGCCCTTCTTGATCCTCAGCATGGGGTACTTAAGAGTCTTGATGAGCTCAATGCCGTAGGGCACAGAGTCGTTCACGGTGGAGAGAAATTTGCACGTTCAGTTATGATCGATAAAGATGTTATCGAAGCTCTTCAGGAGTGCGTGCCTCTTGCACCTCTTCATAACCCAGCAAACCTTATGGGCATTGAAGCTATGCAGGAAGTTCTTCCCAATGTTCCTCAGGTTGGAGTTTTTGACACAGCTTTCCACCAGACAATGCCTGGACAGGCTTATATGTACGGTGTTCCTTATCACTATTATGAAAAGTACAGAGTTCGCCGTTATGGCTTCCACGGAACAAGCCATTTCTATGTTTCTCATAGAGCAGCTGACTTCCTTGGTAAAAAAGTTGAAGATCTTAAGATTGTCACATGCCATTTAGGAAACGGAAGCTCCATAACAGCTGTTGATGGCGGAAAATCTGTTGATACTAGCATGGGATTCAGCCCCCTCCCCGGAGTTATCATGGGAACACGTGCTGGTGATGTTGACCCTCAGCTTCTTACATTCCTTGCTGAGCAAGAAGATCTTGATCCCAAAGCCATGAGTCACATTTTGAATAAAGAAAGTGGACTCCTTGGTATCTCTGGTGTAAGCAGCGACCTTCGCGATGTAGAGGAAGAGGCAGAAAAGGGTAACAAACGCGCAGAATTGGCAGAGTCTATGCTTTATTACGGTATTAAAAAGTATATTGGTGCTTATGCTGCTGCTATGGGTGGCATAGACGTGCTTGTTTTTACTGCTGGTATCGGAGAAAATAGTGCTAAAGCTAGAGAAAAAGTATGTAGCGGTCTTGAGTTCCTTGGTGTTAAACTTGATGCAGAGAAAAACAACATCCGAGGAAAAGAAGCTGTTATCAGCACAGACGATTCTAAAGTAACGGTACTTGTAATCCCGACAAACGAAGAACTTGTAATTGCTCGAGATACTAGAGATATCGTCTCAAAGTAA
- the rpmF gene encoding 50S ribosomal protein L32, whose amino-acid sequence MATPKSRVSHARTHKRKANWLGSATAPGLTTCPHCGEIIMNYRACPECGYYRGRKVVKTGEEVVAEEA is encoded by the coding sequence ATGGCAACACCTAAAAGTAGAGTTTCTCATGCACGTACTCATAAAAGAAAAGCAAATTGGCTTGGATCTGCTACTGCACCTGGACTTACAACTTGTCCGCACTGCGGAGAGATAATTATGAATTATCGTGCTTGCCCTGAGTGTGGATACTACAGAGGCCGTAAAGTTGTAAAAACGGGAGAAGAAGTAGTAGCCGAGGAAGCATAA
- the plsX gene encoding phosphate acyltransferase PlsX — translation MLLAVDAMGGDNAPHEPCKGAILACRKFRDLEIVLVGDRSQIEPIIDQAEIDVRKRLSIVHTEEFISMDEHPSQSIRKKRHSSLRLAMEMTRNGEAQGCVSAGNTGAIVAGGVLVVGRISGIDRPALGVALPTLNKYTFLLDVGATVRAKPINLYQFALMGNIYSKCILGVPSPEVALLSNGSEDIKGDEVIASAREMLKASSLKFTGYVEGDEVPFSKADVVVCDGFSGNVVLKFAEGVIQAVYSIAKEEFGRRVLPKIGILFMAPMLKDLWGRFNYEKHGGTPLLGVNGVVIKAHGRSKAPAVESAIRVARNFVLQKGVDLISDELGKEV, via the coding sequence ATGTTATTGGCTGTTGATGCCATGGGAGGCGATAATGCTCCCCACGAACCTTGTAAAGGTGCGATATTGGCGTGTAGAAAATTTAGAGATCTGGAGATCGTCCTTGTAGGGGACCGTTCTCAAATAGAACCAATTATAGATCAGGCAGAGATTGATGTTCGAAAGAGACTCTCAATAGTCCATACAGAAGAGTTCATTTCTATGGATGAGCATCCAAGTCAAAGTATTCGTAAGAAGAGACACTCCAGCTTACGTCTTGCTATGGAAATGACGAGAAATGGGGAAGCTCAAGGTTGTGTCTCTGCAGGGAATACTGGTGCTATTGTTGCTGGTGGAGTCTTGGTTGTTGGAAGAATATCAGGAATAGACCGTCCTGCACTGGGAGTTGCTCTTCCTACGTTGAACAAGTATACCTTTCTTTTAGATGTGGGCGCTACAGTTCGAGCCAAACCAATAAACCTTTATCAATTTGCACTGATGGGAAATATTTATTCAAAGTGTATTTTGGGAGTGCCGTCCCCTGAGGTAGCGCTTCTTTCTAATGGCTCGGAAGACATAAAGGGCGATGAAGTTATTGCGAGTGCACGAGAGATGTTGAAAGCTAGCTCATTGAAATTTACTGGATATGTAGAAGGCGACGAAGTCCCCTTTAGTAAGGCAGATGTTGTCGTTTGCGATGGTTTTTCAGGAAATGTAGTCTTAAAATTCGCCGAAGGTGTTATACAAGCCGTCTATTCAATTGCAAAAGAGGAATTTGGACGGAGAGTATTGCCTAAAATAGGAATTCTTTTTATGGCCCCAATGCTTAAAGATTTGTGGGGGCGTTTTAATTACGAAAAACATGGAGGGACTCCTCTTCTCGGTGTAAATGGCGTGGTTATAAAAGCTCATGGACGATCTAAAGCTCCCGCTGTAGAAAGTGCAATACGAGTAGCGAGAAACTTTGTTTTACAGAAGGGTGTCGATCTCATTTCTGATGAGCTTGGCAAGGAGGTATAG
- a CDS encoding SAM-dependent methyltransferase has translation MKGYCVKPIGIVKSSIGEPVSPDSFKEHHSSILLDPFYLPAFEDIKEGTEILVIFRFHRSSAFPFQVHPRGDLRRPLQSVCSTCSPRRPNFLGTTRCRLLKKEGNTLFVVGLDAIDGTPILDIKPFVMESFK, from the coding sequence ATGAAGGGGTATTGTGTTAAACCTATTGGTATTGTGAAATCTTCTATAGGCGAACCTGTTTCTCCTGATTCATTTAAGGAACATCATTCTAGCATTCTTCTTGATCCTTTTTATCTTCCTGCTTTTGAAGACATAAAGGAGGGCACCGAAATTTTAGTGATTTTTCGCTTTCACAGGTCTTCTGCCTTTCCTTTTCAGGTTCATCCAAGGGGAGATTTGCGTCGGCCGTTGCAGAGTGTTTGTTCAACATGTTCTCCCCGTCGTCCAAACTTTTTGGGAACGACTCGTTGTCGACTTTTGAAAAAAGAGGGGAACACTCTTTTTGTTGTTGGTCTTGATGCCATAGACGGTACTCCAATTCTTGATATCAAACCCTTTGTAATGGAGTCTTTCAAATGA
- the trmB gene encoding tRNA (guanosine(46)-N7)-methyltransferase TrmB, translated as MPVAFVTLKDVVIRPEFMQLPFKLSPYKKEEGRDIVEIGFGNGEFPVYMAKNNSQDTFWGIEVSQTCVLKAAKRARSLGIANLFLMCGDARFLLRECFEDESIDKVYMNFPCPWPKSRHEKRRVTYIGFADMLAAVLKCGGVFELVTDEEWYAEEVRDVLSSHNALQLRTFERNPSRPVKTKYERKWLAQGKDIFLVQIEKKERFTVERLIKEEETVNTKIETSAWTLADLDSLNGYEGTEEDCHWTYKGYYTSPEGAFLIQTIASDGGFEQRYFLKLVKKENETLIKLDSNCAAFRTPALKRSLYYLADYLGRVVDRS; from the coding sequence ATGCCTGTGGCTTTTGTAACTCTTAAAGATGTTGTAATACGACCTGAGTTTATGCAACTTCCTTTTAAACTTTCCCCTTATAAGAAAGAGGAGGGAAGGGATATTGTAGAAATAGGTTTTGGCAACGGCGAATTCCCCGTTTATATGGCAAAAAATAATTCTCAAGATACCTTTTGGGGAATAGAAGTTTCACAAACATGTGTTTTGAAGGCAGCGAAAAGAGCGCGGAGCTTGGGAATCGCGAATTTATTCCTTATGTGTGGGGATGCACGTTTCTTACTTAGAGAGTGTTTTGAAGATGAGAGCATCGATAAGGTCTATATGAATTTCCCATGTCCTTGGCCAAAATCTCGCCATGAGAAAAGAAGAGTTACATATATTGGTTTCGCAGATATGTTGGCAGCCGTTCTTAAATGTGGTGGAGTTTTCGAACTCGTTACAGATGAAGAATGGTATGCGGAAGAGGTTCGAGATGTTTTATCTTCACACAATGCTCTTCAATTGCGTACTTTCGAGAGGAATCCATCTCGTCCGGTAAAGACGAAGTATGAGAGAAAATGGCTGGCACAAGGTAAGGATATTTTTCTGGTTCAGATAGAGAAAAAAGAGAGATTTACAGTAGAACGCCTCATAAAGGAGGAAGAAACGGTGAACACAAAAATAGAGACTAGTGCATGGACTTTGGCAGACCTTGATTCACTCAATGGGTATGAGGGAACTGAAGAAGATTGCCATTGGACATATAAAGGATACTATACATCGCCTGAGGGTGCCTTTCTTATTCAGACCATAGCATCCGATGGTGGTTTTGAGCAGCGTTATTTTTTAAAGCTGGTAAAGAAAGAAAATGAGACTCTTATAAAACTTGATAGTAATTGTGCAGCTTTTAGAACACCTGCATTAAAAAGATCACTTTATTATCTTGCTGATTATCTGGGCAGGGTAGTTGATCGTTCATGA
- a CDS encoding DUF177 domain-containing protein, protein MAITDLPSDWSFWVHLPDREEGPDVVDASWQIEMKQSIVFAQEEFSFLSPLQVVAHVSWADQSVMVQIELETTLSVPCVRCLELTDIALQTHFMYLYSLRDSVTSEREQESDEHLVLVDALENKLNITPQVWESLILSLPTNPLCREDCKGLCPVCGASLNDGDCGCNRETRDPRLADLLKIKKEDLEA, encoded by the coding sequence ATGGCAATTACTGATCTGCCGTCTGACTGGTCATTTTGGGTGCATTTGCCAGACAGGGAGGAAGGGCCGGATGTGGTAGATGCTTCTTGGCAAATAGAGATGAAACAATCTATTGTTTTTGCCCAAGAAGAATTTTCTTTTCTTTCTCCGTTGCAGGTTGTCGCTCATGTAAGTTGGGCTGATCAGTCTGTCATGGTCCAGATTGAACTGGAAACTACACTTTCAGTTCCCTGTGTTCGTTGTCTTGAACTAACAGATATTGCATTACAGACACATTTCATGTATCTTTACTCTTTGCGGGATTCTGTTACATCTGAGCGAGAACAAGAATCAGATGAGCATCTAGTTTTGGTAGACGCTTTGGAGAATAAATTAAATATTACTCCGCAGGTATGGGAAAGTCTCATATTGAGCCTTCCCACCAACCCTCTTTGTAGAGAGGATTGCAAAGGACTTTGTCCTGTTTGTGGCGCTTCTCTCAACGATGGTGATTGTGGCTGCAACCGTGAGACTAGAGACCCCAGACTCGCAGATTTGCTAAAAATCAAGAAAGAAGATTTGGAAGCTTAA
- a CDS encoding beta-ketoacyl-ACP synthase III: MGQLNGRDVAILGTGMYVPKRIMTNNDLSEMVETNDEWIRERTGIRERRIAAEGELTSDLAYKASLAALKKSGVSASELDMVIVATNTPDTLFPGVAPKLQGKLKASHAGAFDVQSGCTGCIYALTVAMTGVSCGLWNKVLVVGAEVLSHVINWEDRNTCVLFGDGAGAAVLGPSVEGTGRFISAELRADGTKSDFITLPGGLIENPASEKTIAEGLHYVHMKGNDVFKFVNRVLPSFLKKFVSASDVDPSEIDWWLFHQANLRIIDGVMKRLGADPEKTWVNLDRYGNTSAASVFLVLAELFESGKLEKGQKMVLSSFGAGMTYGSILYEM; the protein is encoded by the coding sequence ATGGGTCAGTTAAATGGTCGTGATGTTGCGATTCTTGGGACTGGAATGTATGTTCCTAAAAGAATAATGACCAATAATGATTTGTCTGAAATGGTTGAAACAAATGACGAATGGATTCGGGAACGAACAGGGATTCGTGAAAGACGAATTGCAGCTGAAGGTGAGTTGACAAGTGATCTTGCCTATAAAGCGTCTTTAGCCGCATTGAAAAAGAGTGGAGTTTCTGCATCAGAGCTTGACATGGTTATAGTTGCAACCAATACTCCAGACACCCTTTTCCCTGGAGTGGCTCCTAAATTGCAAGGGAAACTTAAGGCTTCTCATGCTGGAGCTTTCGACGTACAGTCGGGATGTACAGGATGTATTTATGCTCTTACTGTTGCGATGACAGGCGTTAGCTGCGGACTTTGGAACAAGGTGCTCGTTGTCGGTGCTGAAGTATTGTCTCACGTTATTAACTGGGAAGATCGCAATACATGTGTTCTTTTTGGAGACGGTGCAGGAGCTGCTGTTCTTGGCCCTTCCGTTGAAGGCACAGGACGTTTCATATCTGCGGAGCTTCGTGCTGATGGCACAAAATCTGACTTTATAACCCTCCCTGGTGGACTTATTGAGAACCCCGCTTCGGAGAAAACGATTGCAGAAGGACTTCATTATGTTCACATGAAGGGAAATGATGTTTTTAAATTTGTAAATCGTGTTCTACCTTCTTTTCTCAAAAAGTTTGTTTCGGCATCTGACGTTGATCCTTCTGAAATTGATTGGTGGTTATTCCATCAAGCTAATCTCCGTATTATAGACGGAGTTATGAAACGTCTTGGAGCTGATCCTGAAAAGACATGGGTAAATCTTGATCGTTATGGAAATACGTCTGCTGCGTCTGTTTTCCTTGTTCTTGCAGAGTTGTTTGAGAGCGGAAAATTAGAAAAGGGGCAGAAGATGGTCCTCTCTAGTTTCGGAGCCGGGATGACATACGGTTCAATTCTGTATGAGATGTGA
- a CDS encoding RsmD family RNA methyltransferase, with protein sequence MKDVRPTSSKVLQALFNILGSLQEVAFLDLFAGTGKVGAFAYERGARPVVEVELVRKRAEAIRKNFKKEIDSDSYIVLSMDIRRALQWLQKKNHSFDIIFADPPYEEGWPNRILDLLKEAPVILKDNGLIIIEHSIREPIIIQGDDFIVTDSRTYGDTNLTFLKKKEVFE encoded by the coding sequence ATGAAGGACGTACGTCCTACATCATCTAAAGTTCTTCAGGCGTTATTTAATATACTGGGGTCTCTTCAAGAGGTGGCTTTTCTTGATCTCTTTGCTGGTACCGGAAAGGTTGGTGCTTTTGCTTATGAGCGGGGAGCAAGGCCAGTTGTAGAGGTTGAGCTTGTGCGTAAGAGGGCTGAAGCTATTCGCAAAAATTTTAAAAAAGAGATAGATAGCGATTCTTATATTGTGCTATCAATGGATATACGAAGGGCTTTGCAGTGGTTACAGAAAAAAAATCATTCTTTTGATATTATTTTTGCAGATCCCCCTTATGAAGAAGGGTGGCCCAATAGAATTCTGGATCTTCTGAAAGAAGCACCTGTTATTTTGAAAGATAATGGTTTAATTATAATAGAGCATTCAATACGAGAGCCTATTATAATTCAAGGTGACGATTTTATTGTGACAGACTCACGTACTTATGGAGATACGAACCTCACCTTTTTAAAGAAGAAGGAGGTCTTTGAATGA
- a CDS encoding nucleotidyltransferase family protein, translated as MSKNVVGIIAEYNPLHNGHVFQLNEATRKTDASEIVVVLSSHFTQRGEPAFLDKWQRTALALEAGADVVLELPVFFSCHNAGVFAAGAVDILAACHSVTHLSFGMENHNCDLSTILDILIHEPEPFKRELRRYLEKGFSYVKARASALEALIPDSGSILSQPNNSLALAYLLHIEKNKYPLHCVPIERKGAGYHDETFQGTWASASAIRKAYRGGKQENILDALPSFSRSLIEEACKSGRIAYSAQKLWPFLQTSLLRSTPQEIAKTAEMKEGLENLFYKLAGTSLSWDDFVSQATSKRYTKGTIQRFAIDWLLGIKHWENRAFQRLGPQYIRVLGFSSRGKKLLKEMRSKTTLPIITRGYIPSFRGPSRRLLQLENIASTLWEYLVDTPYTEHELRAIPYQLENGLG; from the coding sequence ATGTCAAAAAATGTTGTTGGCATCATCGCTGAGTATAACCCTTTACATAACGGGCATGTTTTTCAGTTAAATGAAGCAACACGGAAAACAGATGCTTCAGAAATCGTCGTCGTTCTTTCTTCCCATTTTACACAAAGAGGAGAACCTGCTTTTTTAGATAAATGGCAACGCACAGCTCTCGCCTTAGAAGCCGGCGCAGACGTAGTATTAGAACTACCTGTATTTTTTTCATGCCATAATGCCGGAGTTTTTGCCGCAGGAGCGGTAGATATTCTGGCAGCATGTCACAGTGTAACCCATCTTTCTTTTGGTATGGAAAACCATAATTGCGATTTATCCACAATCCTTGACATTCTAATTCACGAACCTGAACCTTTCAAGAGAGAACTCAGAAGATATCTTGAAAAAGGCTTTTCATATGTGAAAGCGCGTGCTTCGGCTCTGGAAGCATTAATTCCAGATTCAGGTTCAATACTCTCTCAACCTAATAACTCCCTTGCATTGGCGTATCTTCTTCACATCGAAAAAAACAAATACCCATTACATTGTGTTCCTATAGAGAGAAAGGGAGCTGGCTACCACGACGAAACTTTTCAAGGAACATGGGCAAGTGCCTCAGCGATACGAAAAGCATATAGAGGAGGAAAACAGGAAAACATACTTGATGCTCTTCCATCCTTTTCCCGATCTCTCATAGAAGAAGCCTGCAAGAGTGGTCGGATTGCATACTCTGCCCAAAAATTATGGCCCTTTCTCCAAACAAGTCTTTTACGAAGCACACCTCAAGAAATTGCAAAAACAGCAGAGATGAAAGAAGGTCTCGAAAACCTATTTTATAAATTGGCCGGAACCTCTCTTTCCTGGGATGATTTCGTATCACAAGCAACATCTAAGCGTTACACAAAGGGGACAATTCAACGCTTCGCCATTGATTGGCTTTTAGGCATCAAACATTGGGAAAACAGAGCCTTTCAACGGCTGGGACCTCAATATATACGTGTTCTCGGTTTTTCTTCCCGCGGGAAAAAATTGCTAAAAGAGATGCGTAGCAAAACAACGTTACCCATTATTACCAGAGGATATATTCCTTCTTTCAGAGGACCATCTCGTCGGTTACTCCAACTTGAGAATATTGCATCGACATTATGGGAATATCTCGTAGATACTCCGTACACAGAACATGAATTACGAGCAATCCCTTATCAATTGGAAAACGGCTTAGGGTAA
- the coaD gene encoding pantetheine-phosphate adenylyltransferase: MKRPIRAVYPGSFDPITNGHIYIAERAAALFDELVVSVLLNPQKKATFSVEERKAMAREALSHLPNVKVNSFTGLLVDFLRQERSRIIIRGLRALSDFEYEFQLALMNRQLAPDIETLFIVTEAKYSYLSSHAVKEIFHFGGPVQEMVPPGVYRRLRERYPKPFSN, from the coding sequence ATGAAACGCCCTATACGTGCTGTTTACCCGGGGTCTTTCGATCCTATTACGAACGGTCATATTTATATAGCGGAAAGGGCAGCTGCTTTGTTTGACGAACTTGTTGTCAGCGTGTTGCTTAATCCTCAGAAAAAAGCAACTTTTAGTGTAGAAGAGAGAAAAGCAATGGCTAGAGAAGCATTAAGTCATCTTCCTAATGTAAAGGTGAATTCGTTTACCGGACTTCTTGTCGATTTTTTACGCCAAGAGCGAAGTCGTATTATCATTCGTGGTCTCCGTGCTTTATCGGATTTCGAATACGAATTTCAACTAGCTCTCATGAACAGGCAATTAGCGCCGGACATAGAAACATTATTTATCGTTACGGAGGCTAAATACTCGTATCTTTCAAGCCACGCAGTGAAAGAGATTTTCCATTTTGGAGGCCCTGTTCAGGAAATGGTTCCTCCAGGGGTATATCGTCGGCTGCGAGAACGTTACCCTAAGCCGTTTTCCAATTGA